In Leptolyngbya sp. CCY15150, a single window of DNA contains:
- a CDS encoding lysozyme inhibitor LprI family protein, with product MTIRLLRFGLILGVAIAPSCGWMGDTAERPTPPPAAEAPPESPTSPEEPAPEPNPEPSAPEPTPITPFTPGDRDVVIDGVDCQNAQTQSAMNRCAEETFKLADEDLNRLYQQVLSQLPQSDRPALIEAQEAWLTYRDDNCDFEASLFEGGSIQPLTYYSCLERMTDERIEVLQQ from the coding sequence ATGACGATTAGACTCCTGCGCTTCGGGCTGATTCTCGGGGTGGCGATCGCCCCTAGCTGTGGCTGGATGGGAGATACAGCGGAGCGTCCAACGCCCCCACCGGCAGCCGAAGCGCCACCCGAGTCTCCCACCAGCCCAGAAGAGCCCGCACCTGAGCCTAACCCTGAGCCCTCGGCTCCAGAACCCACGCCGATCACGCCATTCACCCCAGGCGATCGGGATGTCGTGATCGATGGTGTAGATTGCCAGAATGCACAGACTCAATCCGCCATGAATCGCTGTGCAGAAGAAACCTTTAAATTAGCAGATGAGGATCTGAATCGCCTCTACCAACAGGTGCTGAGTCAACTTCCCCAAAGCGATCGCCCTGCATTGATAGAAGCCCAGGAAGCCTGGCTCACCTACCGGGATGACAACTGCGACTTTGAAGCCAGCCTGTTTGAAGGTGGCTCCATACAACCGCTGACCTATTACTCTTGCCTAGAACGGATGACCGATGAACGGATTGAGGTTTTACAACAATAG